In Dyadobacter subterraneus, a single genomic region encodes these proteins:
- a CDS encoding (2Fe-2S)-binding protein: MALIKLQINNRSYETDAAEDTPLLWVLRDNLGLVGTKFGCGIAQCGACTVHLDGEAVRSCVLPVSAVGKGKVTTIEGLSEKGDHPVQKAWEEIDVPQCGYCQAGQIMTAAAFLKKNPKPTDAQIVETMSGNICRCGTYHRIREAVKSAASKTK, from the coding sequence ATGGCGTTAATAAAATTACAAATCAACAACCGCAGCTACGAAACAGATGCGGCTGAGGACACTCCGTTATTATGGGTTCTCCGCGACAACCTGGGACTGGTAGGAACCAAGTTTGGCTGTGGAATTGCCCAATGTGGAGCCTGCACAGTTCATTTGGATGGAGAGGCAGTCCGTTCCTGCGTTTTACCGGTATCGGCGGTAGGGAAGGGAAAGGTGACAACGATTGAAGGTTTGTCAGAAAAAGGAGATCACCCGGTTCAAAAAGCCTGGGAAGAAATTGACGTACCTCAATGCGGGTATTGCCAGGCAGGCCAGATTATGACGGCGGCTGCGTTTTTGAAGAAAAATCCGAAACCAACGGATGCACAGATTGTGGAGACAATGAGCGGCAACATTTGTCGCTGCGGAACATACCACCGGATTCGTGAAGCAGTAAAATCGGCAGCATCCAAAACAAAATAG
- a CDS encoding xanthine dehydrogenase family protein molybdopterin-binding subunit, with product MQTLEQTSRRNFLKIAATAGGGLFLGFSWSGASALPKVVNPDSAAAGAINFNSFLTIGTDNIITIFSPNPEIGQGIKTAFPMIVAEELDADWKQVKTVQANLDTSKYERQVTGGSGAVPHSWERLRKAGATARYLLVEAAAKRWNVSSSEITTEKGKVFHKASGKSATYGELAEDASKMTIPKEIKLKDEKSFTLIGQSVRNVDNQNIITGKPLFGLDFYREGMLFALIQRPKAFGLKLKSVDSAEAKKMPGIVDVVTFENSVAVVGKSTWQVKKARELLKIEYEKEFDLESSADHNRIFKQLLDGGEATVRRKNGDVDTAFKNAAKIVTAEYQCPFLPHSPLEPMNFFAHVREDGVELVGPTQTPDRARTEAAKITGFPPEKVTVEITRQGGGFGRRLSADYAIEATHVSKLMKAPVKVVWTREDDMTGGTYRPAVRYRFEAALDKTGQLIGYKLRGVGMNAGNPTREDNFPSGAVDNLLIDSVDHKSPITTGPWRAPITNFLAYAEQSFLDEVAEAAGKDPIQFRLELLEKAKKAPAGEIKYDIDRMIAVIKLAAEKSSWGKKKGVHQGFSVYFSHRSYVAQVGEVVVEKGKPVLKNMVAAVDCGIVINKSGSLQQVRGGIVDGIGHAMYGNLTFKDGAPDQNNFNAFRLIRMNEIPEVEVHFVDNGISPTGLGEPALPPAGAAAANAFYKATKKRLRNQPFMEEEAFKNIS from the coding sequence ATGCAGACATTAGAACAAACTTCAAGACGTAATTTCCTGAAAATTGCGGCAACGGCTGGTGGCGGATTATTTCTAGGTTTTAGCTGGTCGGGTGCATCGGCTTTACCCAAGGTCGTAAACCCTGATTCTGCGGCGGCAGGGGCTATAAATTTTAATAGCTTTCTGACCATTGGAACTGATAATATTATTACGATTTTTTCTCCAAATCCGGAAATTGGGCAAGGCATAAAAACGGCTTTTCCGATGATTGTGGCAGAAGAACTGGACGCTGACTGGAAACAGGTGAAGACAGTTCAGGCGAATCTGGATACCAGCAAATATGAACGACAGGTCACGGGCGGGAGTGGAGCGGTGCCTCATTCATGGGAGCGTTTACGGAAAGCAGGTGCAACGGCAAGATATCTTTTGGTCGAGGCGGCGGCGAAACGATGGAATGTGTCTTCCTCTGAAATTACTACCGAAAAAGGAAAAGTTTTTCATAAGGCATCCGGAAAATCAGCAACGTATGGCGAGCTGGCTGAGGATGCTTCAAAAATGACAATTCCTAAAGAGATTAAACTAAAAGATGAAAAGTCGTTCACACTGATCGGGCAAAGTGTCCGTAATGTTGACAATCAGAATATTATAACAGGCAAGCCTCTTTTTGGGCTCGATTTTTATCGGGAAGGCATGTTGTTTGCCTTGATTCAGCGTCCGAAAGCTTTTGGACTAAAATTGAAATCTGTTGATTCCGCGGAGGCTAAAAAAATGCCGGGGATTGTCGATGTAGTTACTTTTGAAAACAGCGTAGCCGTTGTCGGAAAATCTACCTGGCAGGTTAAAAAGGCACGTGAACTGTTGAAAATCGAGTATGAAAAAGAATTCGATTTGGAAAGTTCGGCAGATCATAACCGTATTTTTAAACAATTACTGGATGGCGGAGAAGCGACAGTAAGAAGGAAAAACGGTGACGTTGATACTGCCTTTAAAAATGCTGCTAAAATAGTAACGGCAGAATATCAATGTCCTTTTTTGCCGCATAGTCCTCTGGAACCTATGAACTTTTTTGCGCATGTCCGGGAAGATGGGGTAGAGCTGGTAGGGCCAACGCAAACGCCAGATCGTGCACGTACAGAAGCGGCAAAAATCACTGGGTTTCCACCAGAAAAAGTGACGGTAGAAATTACCAGACAAGGTGGTGGTTTTGGCAGAAGGCTTTCGGCAGATTATGCCATTGAAGCGACTCATGTTTCAAAATTAATGAAAGCGCCGGTTAAAGTGGTTTGGACCAGAGAGGATGATATGACGGGCGGAACTTACCGTCCGGCAGTTCGTTATCGTTTTGAAGCGGCTTTGGACAAAACCGGGCAATTAATTGGTTACAAATTGCGGGGTGTAGGTATGAACGCGGGTAATCCGACACGTGAAGATAATTTTCCTTCCGGAGCGGTGGATAATCTATTAATCGATTCGGTAGATCATAAATCACCGATCACAACCGGTCCGTGGCGCGCACCTATTACTAACTTCCTTGCTTATGCAGAACAATCGTTTCTGGATGAAGTGGCTGAGGCCGCCGGAAAAGATCCGATTCAGTTCCGATTGGAATTACTGGAAAAGGCTAAGAAAGCACCTGCCGGAGAAATAAAATATGATATCGACCGGATGATTGCTGTAATAAAACTGGCCGCAGAAAAAAGTAGCTGGGGTAAGAAAAAAGGTGTTCATCAGGGTTTTAGTGTATATTTTTCACACCGTTCTTATGTAGCGCAAGTCGGGGAAGTTGTTGTTGAGAAAGGAAAACCGGTTTTGAAAAACATGGTTGCAGCCGTGGATTGCGGTATTGTGATCAATAAAAGCGGTTCTCTTCAACAGGTTAGAGGTGGAATCGTAGATGGGATTGGACACGCCATGTATGGAAATCTTACTTTTAAAGATGGCGCGCCGGATCAAAATAATTTCAACGCTTTCCGGCTGATCCGTATGAATGAAATTCCGGAAGTGGAGGTTCATTTTGTTGATAATGGCATTTCACCAACAGGATTAGGTGAACCGGCATTACCGCCAGCAGGTGCCGCAGCAGCCAATGCTTTTTACAAGGCAACCAAAAAACGACTGCGCAATCAACCGTTCATGGAAGAGGAAGCATTTAAGAATATTTCCTAA